A stretch of Lathyrus oleraceus cultivar Zhongwan6 chromosome 6, CAAS_Psat_ZW6_1.0, whole genome shotgun sequence DNA encodes these proteins:
- the LOC127096893 gene encoding elongation factor 2, whose amino-acid sequence MVKFTADELRRIMDYKHNIRNMSVIAHVDHGKSTLTDSLVAAAGIIAQEVAGDVRMTDTRADEAERGITIKSTGISLYYEMTPESLKSYKGERNGNEYLINLIDSPGHVDFSSEVTAALRITDGALVVVDCVEGVCVQTETVLRQALGERIRPVLTVNKMDRCFLELQVDGEEAYQTFQRVIENANVIMATYEDPLLGDVQVYPEKGTVAFSAGLHGWAFTLTNFAKMYASKFGVDESKMMERLWGENFFDPATKKWTTKNTGSASCKRGFVQFCYEPIKQIINTCMNDQKDKLWPMLTKLGVTMKSDEKDLMGKPLMKRVMQTWLPASTALLEMMIFHLPSPSTAQRYRVENLYEGPLDDQYANAIRNCDPDGPLMLYVSKMIPASDKGRFFAFGRVFAGKVSTGLKVRIMGPNYVPGEKKDLYVKSVQRTVIWMGKRQETVEDVPCGNTVALVGLDQFITKNATLTNEKEVDAHPIRAMKFSVSPVVRVAVQCKVASDLPKLVEGLKRLAKSDPMVVCTIEESGEHIIAGAGELHLEICLKDLQDDFMGGAEIVKSDPVVSFRETVLDRSVRTVMSKSPNKHNRLYMEARPLEDGLAEAIDEGTIGPRDDPKVRSKILSEEYGWDKDLAKKIWCFGPETTGPNMVVDMCKGVQYLNEIKDSVVAGFQWASKEGALAEENMRAICFEVCDVVLHTDAIHRGGGQIIPTARRVFYASQLTAKPRLLEPVYMVEIQAPEQALGGIYSVLNQKRGHVFEEMQRPGTPLYNIKAYLPVVESFGFSSTLRAATSGQAFPQCVFDHWDTLSSDPLEAGSQAAQLVTDIRKRKGLKEQMTPLSDFEDKL is encoded by the exons ATG GTGAAGTTCACAGCTGATGAGTTACGTCGCATTATGGACTACAAGCACAACATTCGTAATATGAGTGTCATCGCTCATGTTGACCACG GAAAATCCACTCTAACCGACTCTCTAGTTGCTGCTGCGGGGATTATTGCCCAGGAAGTAGCAGGTGATGTCCGTATGACGGACACCCGTGCTGATGAAGCTGAGCGTGGTATAACAATCAAGTCTACCGGTATCTCACTATACTATGAAATGACTCCTGAGTCTCTCAAGAGTTATAAGGGGGAGCGTAATGGAAATGAGTATCTCATAAATCTCATTGATTCCCCTGGGCACGTTGACTTTTCATCGGAGGTTACTGCTGCACTCCGTATTACTGATGGAGCACTTGTGGTTGTAGACTGTGTGGAAGGTGTATGTGTCCAAACTGAAACCGTGCTTCGACAAGCCCTTGGAGAAAGGATCAGGCCTGTTCTTACAGTTAATAAGATGGACAGATGCTTCCTTGAGCTTCAGGTTGATGGAGAGGAGGCGTACCAGACCTTTCAAAGAGTTATTGAAAATGCTAATGTGATTATGGCTACATATGAAGATCCACTTCTCGGTGATGTTCAGGTGTATCCAGAGAAAGGAACAGTTGCTTTTTCTGCTGGTCTGCATGGTTGGGCTTTTACTCTGACAAACTTTGCAAAAATGTATGCCTCAAAATTTGGTGTTGATGAGTCCAAGATGATGGAGAGGCTCTGGGGAGAAAATTTCTTTGACCCAGCCACAAAAAAATGGACCACCAAGAATACTGGTTCAGCTTCTTGCAAACGTGGGTTTGTTCAGTTCTGTTATGAGCCTATTAAGCAGATCATTAACACTTGTATGAATGATCAGAAGGATAAGTTGTGGCCTATGCTTACAAAGCTAGGGGTCACCATGAAGTCTGATGAGAAGGACCTGATGGGTAAGCCATTGATGAAACGTGTCATGCAGACCTGGCTGCCAGCAAGTACTGCACTTCTAGAAATGATGATCTTCCATCTTCCATCACCATCCACGGCCCAGAGGTACCGTGTTGAGAATTTGTACGAGGGTCCCCTTGATGATCAATATGCAAATGCTATCCGAAACTGTGATCCCGATGGTCCTCTGATGCTTTATGTCTCAAAGATGATTCCAGCATCTGATAAAGGAAGGTTTTTTGCTTTTGGCCGTGTATTTGCCGGTAAGGTGTCAACAGGTTTGAAGGTCAGAATTATGGGACCAAATTATGTCCCTGGGGAGAAGAAAGATCTATATGTGAAAAGTGTTCAAAGAACTGTCATTTGGATGGGAAAGAGACAGGAGACTGTTGAGGATGTGCCCTGTGGTAACACTGTTGCTTTGGTTGGTTTGGATCAATTTATCACGAAGAATGCTACATTGACAAATGAGAAGGAAGTTGATGCCCACCCTATCCGAGCTATGAAGTTTTCTGTCTCTCCTGTTGTGCGTGTTGCTGTTCAGTGCAAGGTTGCTTCAGATCTTCCTAAGCTAGTTGAGGGTCTCAAACGTTTGGCTAAGTCAGATCCTATGGTTGTCTGTACTATTGAAGAGTCTGGAGAACACATTATTGCTGGTGCAGGAGAGCTTCATCTAGAGATCTGTTTGAAGGACTTGCAGGATGATTTCATGGGTGGAGCTGAGATTGTTAAATCCGACCCTGTTGTGTCCTTCAGGGAGACTGTTCTAGATAGATCAGTCCGCACAGTGATGAGTAAATCACCCAACAAGCACAACCGGTTGTACATGGAAGCAAGACCTTTGGAGGATGGACTCGCAGAAGCCATTGATGAAGGCACAATTGGACCAAGGGATGACCCCAAGGTTCGCTCTAAAATCTTGTCTGAAGAGTATGGTTGGGACAAGGACCTTGCCAAGAAAATCTGGTGTTTTGGACCTGAGACCACTGGACCCAACATGGTGGTTGATATGTGTAAGGGAGTTCAGTATCTTAATGAAATCAAGGATTCTGTGGTTGCTGGATTCCAGTGGGCATCAAAAGAAGGTGCTTTGGCCGAAGAAAACATGAGAGCAATCTGCTTTGAAGTATGTGATGTTGTCCTGCACACTGATGCTATCCACAGAGGAGGTGGTCAGATCATTCCTACCGCTAGGAGAGTCTTCTATGCCTCACAGCTGACAGCCAAACCCAGGCTTCTGGAGCCTGTTTACATGGTGGAAATCCAAGCTCCCGAACAAGCTCTTGGTGGTATCTATAGTGTTCTTAACCAGAAACGTGGACATGTTTTTGAAGAAATGCAGAGGCCCGGTACCCCACTTTACAACATCAAAGCATACCTCCCTGTTGTCGAGTCCTTTGGATTTTCCAGCACACTGAGGGCTGCGACATCTGGGCAGGCTTTCCCCCAGTGTGTCTTTGATCATTGGGATACATTGTCCTCAGATCCCTTGGAGGCTGGTTCACAAGCTGCACAGCTTGTTACCGACATTCGCAAGAGGAAGGGCCTCAAGGAGCAGATGACCCCACTCTCTGACTTTGAAGACAAGCTTTAA
- the LOC127091997 gene encoding sufE-like protein 1, chloroplastic/mitochondrial — translation MPFSFSISQPTPANAMRIPATMMSTNSLFSCSLRLFTTKSPLSLFNKNNSTFFIKPTNTLFSFKPITFQRLPTKPSSSSSPPPSTSLQPIEELPPKLQEIVNLFQSVQEPKAKYEQLLFYGKTLKPLEPQFKTKENKVEGCVSQVWVRAYMDSDKNVVYEADSDSVLTKGLAALLVQGFSGRPVNEIIRVTPDFVMLLGLQQSLTPSRNNGFLNMLKLMQKKALRLYVEAEKGTSEFNSIGNSDFKDDNFVENSSGPSVTPGLGVGFSSKVDDVNVELEGRGKRIKEKLEKDLHPIELEVEDVSYQHAGHAGVRGSNGETHFNVKVVSEEFQGKSLVKRHRLIYNLLQDELESGLHALSIVAKTPSEVGEG, via the coding sequence ATGCCCTTCTCTTTCTCTATCTCACAACCAACTCCTGCAAATGCAATGCGCATACCAGCAACAATGATGTCAACCAATTCCCTTTTTTCATGTTCGTTAAGATTATTCACAACCAAATCCCCACTTTCCCTCTTCAACAAAAACAACTCTACTTTCTTCATTAAACCCACAAACACCCTCTTCTCTTTCAAACCCATCACTTTCCAAAGACTCCCAACAAAACCATCATCTTCATCGTCACCACCGCCATCCACTTCCCTTCAACCCATCGAAGAACTCCCTCCAAAGCTTCAAGAAATTGTAAACCTCTTCCAATCCGTACAAGAACCCAAAGCCAAATACGAACAGCTTCTTTTCTACGGAAAAACCCTCAAACCCCTCGAACCCCAATTTAAAACTAAAGAGAACAAAGTTGAAGGTTGTGTTTCTCAGGTTTGGGTCCGAGCCTACATGGACAGTGACAAAAATGTCGTCTATGAAGCTGATTCAGATTCTGTTCTCACCAAAGGCCTCGCCGCCTTATTAGTTCAAGGCTTTTCAGGTCGACCCGTTAATGAAATTATCCGGGTCACACCAGATTTTGTAATGCTTCTTGGATTGCAACAGAGTTTAACCCCTTCTAGAAATAATGGGTTTTTGAATATGCTCAAGTTAATGCAGAAAAAAGCACTTAGGCTCTATGTGGAAGCTGAAAAGGGTACTTCTGAATTTAACTCAATTGGAAATTCTGATTTCAAAGATGATAACTTTGTTGAGAATTCAAGTGGCCCTTCTGTAACCCCAGGTTTAGGTGTTGGTTTTAGTTCTAAGGTTGATGATGTGAATGTTGAATTGGAAGGGAGAGGGAAGAGGATAAAGGAAAAGCTTGAAAAGGACCTTCATCCTATTGAGTTGGAAGTTGAAGACGTGTCTTATCAACATGCTGGGCATGCTGGTGTTAGAGGGAGCAATGGTGAAACACATTTCAATGTTAAAGTTGTTTCTGAAGAGTTTCAAGGGAAGAGTTTGGTTAAGAGGCATAGGCTTATTTATAACTTGCTTCAAGATGAGTTGGAGTCTGGACTTCATGCGTTGTCTATTGTGGCCAAGACACCTTCTGAAGTCGGTGAAGGATGA